In Lepus europaeus isolate LE1 chromosome 9, mLepTim1.pri, whole genome shotgun sequence, the following are encoded in one genomic region:
- the LOC133766477 gene encoding antimicrobial protein CAP18, which produces METHKHRPSLARWSLSLLLLGLLMPPAIAQDLSYREAVLRAVDAFNQRSSEANLYRLLSLDPQPLEDENPYTPQPVSFKVKETECPRTTWKLPEQCDFKEDGLVKQCVGTVTRYQAWDSFDIRCNSAQESPEPTGLRKRLRRIKNKIKAKLKKIGQKIQGLLPKPAPRTDY; this is translated from the exons ATGGAGACCCATAAGCATAGACCTTCCCTGGCCCGGTGGTCACTgtcactgctgctgctgggcctgcTGATGCCCCCAGCCATCGCCCAGGACCTCAGCTACCGAGAGGCTGTGCTGCGTGCTGTGGATGCCTTCAACCAGCGGTCCTCGGAGGCCAACCTCTACCGCCTCCTGAGCCTGGACCCCCAGCCTCTGGAG GATGAGAACCCATACACCCCGCAGCCTGTGAGCTTTAAGGTGAAGGAGACGGAGTGCCCCCGGACAACATGGAAGCTACCAGAGCAGTGTGACTTCAAGGAAGATggg CTGGTGAAGCAGTGTGTGGGGACTGTGACACGGTACCAGGCCTGGGACTCCTTTGACATCCGCTGCAACAGC GCCCAAGAGTCCCCAGAACCTACTGGGCTGCGTAAGCGCTTACgaagaattaaaaacaagattaaagcaaagcttaaaaaaattggTCAGAAAATCCAGGGTTTGTTGCCGAAACCTGCACCCAGGACGGATTACTAG